In the genome of Streptomyces sp. NBC_00190, one region contains:
- the bldC gene encoding developmental transcriptional regulator BldC has translation MTARTPDAEPLLTPAEVATMFRVDPKTVTRWAKAGKLTSIRTLGGHRRYREAEVRALLAGIPQQRSEA, from the coding sequence ATGACCGCTCGCACCCCTGATGCCGAGCCGCTGCTGACCCCGGCTGAGGTTGCCACGATGTTCCGCGTGGACCCGAAGACGGTCACTCGCTGGGCCAAGGCTGGCAAGCTCACGTCCATCCGCACCCTGGGTGGACACCGCCGTTACCGCGAGGCTGAGGTTCGCGCCCTGCTCGCGGGAATTCCGCAGCAGCGCAGCGAGGCCTGA
- a CDS encoding Leu/Phe/Val dehydrogenase has translation MTEMTDGVLHTLFRTEQGGHEQVVLCQDRATGLKAVIAIHSTALGPALGGTRFHAYASDEEAVLDALNLSRGMSYKNALAGLDLGGGKAVIIGDPDVLKTEELLLAYGRFVESLGGRYVTACDVGTYVADMDVVARETRWATGRSPENGGAGDSSVLTAFGVFQGMRASAQHLWGDPTLRGRKVAVAGVGKVGHYLVEHLLEDGAEVVITDVREESVRRILDKHPGKVTAVADTDALIRVEGLDIYAPCALGGALNDDSVPVLTAKIVCGAANNQLAHPGIEKDLSDRGILYAPDYVVNAGGVIQVADELVGFDFDRCKAKATKIFDTTLEIFARAKTDGIPPAAAADRIAEQRMADARAARAV, from the coding sequence GTGACCGAAATGACCGACGGCGTCCTGCACACCCTGTTCCGTACGGAACAGGGCGGCCACGAGCAAGTCGTGCTGTGCCAGGACCGAGCCACAGGCCTGAAGGCCGTCATCGCGATCCACTCCACCGCTCTGGGCCCGGCCCTCGGCGGTACGCGGTTCCACGCGTACGCCTCCGACGAGGAGGCCGTCCTCGACGCGCTGAACCTCTCGCGCGGCATGTCGTACAAGAACGCCCTCGCCGGTCTCGACCTCGGCGGCGGCAAGGCCGTGATCATCGGCGACCCGGACGTCCTCAAGACCGAGGAACTGCTGCTGGCCTACGGCCGGTTCGTGGAATCCCTCGGCGGCCGCTACGTGACCGCCTGCGACGTCGGCACCTACGTGGCCGACATGGACGTCGTGGCCCGCGAGACCCGCTGGGCGACCGGCCGCTCCCCCGAGAACGGCGGCGCGGGCGACTCCTCGGTGCTCACCGCCTTCGGTGTCTTCCAGGGCATGCGCGCCAGCGCCCAGCACCTGTGGGGCGACCCGACCCTGCGCGGCCGCAAGGTCGCCGTCGCGGGCGTCGGCAAGGTCGGCCACTACCTGGTCGAGCACCTCCTGGAGGACGGTGCCGAGGTCGTGATCACGGATGTGCGGGAAGAGTCCGTGCGCCGGATCCTCGACAAGCACCCGGGCAAGGTCACCGCGGTCGCCGACACGGACGCGCTGATCCGCGTCGAGGGCCTCGACATCTACGCCCCCTGCGCGCTGGGCGGCGCCCTGAACGACGACTCGGTTCCGGTCCTGACCGCCAAGATCGTCTGCGGTGCGGCGAACAACCAGCTCGCCCACCCCGGCATCGAGAAGGACCTCTCGGACCGCGGGATCCTCTACGCCCCGGACTACGTGGTCAACGCGGGCGGCGTGATCCAGGTCGCCGACGAGCTGGTCGGTTTCGACTTCGACCGCTGCAAGGCCAAGGCCACGAAGATCTTCGACACCACCCTGGAGATCTTTGCTCGCGCGAAGACGGATGGCATTCCGCCGGCCGCCGCGGCCGACCGGATCGCCGAGCAGCGCATGGCGGACGCCCGCGCCGCGCGCGCCGTCTAG
- a CDS encoding DUF3073 domain-containing protein, giving the protein MGRGRAKAKQTKVARQLKYNSGGTDLSRLANELGASPTDPLPVSEPVEVDDDLDDDDPYAKYADLYNSDDDDEDEESGPSAQRRGA; this is encoded by the coding sequence ATGGGGCGCGGCCGGGCCAAGGCCAAGCAGACAAAGGTCGCCCGCCAGCTGAAGTACAACAGCGGCGGGACTGACCTCTCGCGTCTGGCCAATGAGCTGGGCGCATCGCCGACGGATCCGCTGCCTGTCAGCGAGCCGGTCGAAGTCGATGACGATCTGGACGACGACGACCCGTACGCCAAGTACGCGGATCTGTACAACAGCGATGACGACGACGAGGACGAAGAGTCCGGTCCGTCGGCACAGCGTCGCGGCGCTTGA
- the purM gene encoding phosphoribosylformylglycinamidine cyclo-ligase → MTEKTTGASYAAAGVDIEAGDRAVELMKEWVKKTQRPEVLGGLGGFAGLFDASALKRYERPLLASATDGVGTKVDIARQLGVYDTIGHDLVAMVMDDIVVCGAEPLFMTDYICVGKVHPERVAAIVKGIAEGCVLAGCALVGGETAEHPGLLGPDDFDVAGAGTGVVEYDRLLGADRIRTGDAVIAMASSGLHSNGYSLVRHVLFDRAGMSLDQHVEELGRTLGEELLEPTKIYSLDCMALTRTAEVHAYSHITGGGLAANLARVIPDHLHATVDRATWTPGAIFDLVGKAGQVEQLELEKTLNMGVGMMAVVPQESVDVALTALADRGVDAWVAGEILDRGDRTEGATLTGSYAS, encoded by the coding sequence ATGACAGAGAAGACCACCGGTGCCAGCTACGCAGCCGCAGGCGTGGACATCGAAGCGGGAGACCGCGCCGTCGAGCTGATGAAGGAGTGGGTGAAGAAGACGCAGCGCCCCGAGGTCCTCGGCGGCCTCGGCGGCTTCGCCGGCCTCTTCGACGCCTCCGCCCTCAAGCGCTACGAGCGCCCGCTGCTCGCCTCCGCCACCGACGGAGTCGGCACCAAGGTGGACATCGCCCGCCAGCTGGGCGTGTACGACACCATCGGCCACGACCTGGTCGCGATGGTCATGGACGACATCGTCGTCTGCGGTGCCGAGCCGCTCTTCATGACCGACTACATCTGCGTCGGCAAGGTCCACCCCGAGCGTGTCGCGGCGATCGTCAAGGGCATCGCCGAGGGCTGTGTCCTCGCCGGCTGCGCCCTGGTGGGCGGCGAGACCGCCGAGCACCCGGGCCTGCTGGGCCCGGACGACTTCGACGTGGCGGGCGCAGGAACGGGCGTCGTCGAGTACGACCGGCTGCTCGGCGCGGATCGCATCCGTACGGGTGACGCCGTCATCGCGATGGCGTCGTCCGGCCTTCACTCGAACGGGTACTCGCTGGTCCGGCACGTGCTCTTCGACCGCGCCGGCATGTCGCTCGACCAGCACGTGGAGGAGCTCGGCCGGACCCTCGGCGAGGAGCTCCTGGAGCCGACCAAGATCTACTCGCTGGACTGCATGGCGCTCACCCGTACGGCCGAGGTGCACGCGTACTCGCACATCACCGGCGGCGGCCTGGCGGCGAACCTGGCCCGGGTCATCCCGGACCACCTGCACGCCACGGTCGACCGGGCCACCTGGACGCCGGGCGCGATCTTCGATCTGGTCGGCAAGGCCGGGCAGGTGGAGCAGCTGGAGCTGGAGAAGACCCTGAACATGGGCGTCGGCATGATGGCCGTGGTCCCGCAGGAGTCGGTGGACGTGGCCCTGACCGCGCTCGCCGACCGGGGTGTGGACGCGTGGGTCGCGGGAGAGATCCTCGACCGCGGCGACCGTACCGAGGGTGCGACCCTCACCGGTTCCTACGCGAGCTGA
- the purF gene encoding amidophosphoribosyltransferase, translating to MPRGDGRLNHDLLPGEKGPQDACGVFGVWAPGEEVAKLTYFGLYALQHRGQESAGIAVSNGSQILVFKDMGLVSQVFDETSLGSLQGHIAVGHARYSTTGASVWENAQPTFRATAHGSIALGHNGNLVNTAELAEMVADLPRQDGRATQVAATNDTDLVTALLAGQTDDDGKPLTIEESATKVLPKVKGAFSLVFMDEGTLYTARDPQGIRPLVLGRLERGWVVASETAALDICGASFVREVEPGELIAIDENGLRTSRFAEAKPKGCVFEYVYLARPDTDIAGRNVYLSRVEMGRRLAKEAPVDADLVIATPESGTPAAVGYAEASGIPYGSGLVKNAYVGRTFIQPSQTIRQLGIRLKLNPLKEVIRGKRLVVVDDSIVRGNTQRALVKMLREAGAAEVHIRISSPPVKWPCFFGIDFATRAELIANGMTVDEIATSLGADSLSYISLDAMIEATTIQKPNLCRACFDGEYPMELPDPQLLGKQLLETELAGGTDAADALRRP from the coding sequence GTGCCTCGTGGTGATGGACGACTCAACCACGACCTGCTCCCCGGCGAAAAGGGCCCCCAGGACGCTTGCGGCGTCTTCGGTGTCTGGGCTCCGGGTGAAGAGGTCGCCAAGCTCACCTACTTCGGACTGTATGCGCTACAGCACCGTGGACAAGAGTCCGCGGGAATCGCTGTGAGCAACGGTTCCCAGATCCTCGTCTTCAAGGACATGGGCCTCGTTTCCCAAGTCTTCGACGAAACCTCTCTCGGCTCGCTCCAGGGTCATATCGCGGTCGGTCACGCCCGCTACTCGACCACCGGAGCCTCCGTCTGGGAGAACGCTCAGCCGACCTTCCGTGCGACCGCCCACGGCTCCATTGCCCTGGGTCACAACGGCAACCTGGTGAACACCGCCGAGCTTGCCGAGATGGTCGCCGACCTCCCCCGTCAGGACGGCCGTGCCACCCAGGTGGCGGCCACCAACGACACGGACCTGGTCACCGCCCTCCTGGCCGGCCAGACCGACGACGACGGCAAGCCCCTGACCATCGAGGAGTCGGCCACCAAGGTCCTCCCGAAGGTCAAGGGCGCCTTCTCGCTCGTCTTCATGGACGAGGGGACCCTCTACACCGCCCGTGACCCGCAGGGCATCCGCCCGCTGGTCCTCGGCCGCCTGGAGCGCGGCTGGGTGGTCGCGAGTGAGACCGCCGCCCTCGACATCTGCGGCGCCAGCTTCGTCCGCGAGGTCGAGCCGGGCGAGCTCATCGCGATCGACGAGAACGGCCTGCGGACCTCCCGATTCGCGGAAGCGAAGCCCAAGGGCTGTGTCTTCGAGTACGTCTACCTGGCGCGCCCGGACACCGACATCGCCGGCCGGAACGTCTACCTCTCGCGTGTCGAGATGGGTCGGCGCCTGGCCAAGGAAGCCCCGGTCGACGCCGATCTGGTGATAGCGACGCCGGAGTCCGGCACGCCCGCCGCCGTCGGATACGCCGAGGCCAGCGGGATTCCGTACGGCTCCGGCCTGGTCAAGAACGCCTACGTCGGCCGGACCTTCATCCAGCCCTCGCAGACGATCCGCCAGCTCGGCATCCGCCTGAAGCTCAATCCCCTCAAGGAAGTCATCCGGGGCAAGCGCCTGGTGGTCGTGGACGACTCGATCGTCCGCGGCAACACCCAGCGCGCCCTGGTCAAGATGCTCCGCGAGGCCGGCGCGGCCGAGGTCCACATCCGGATCTCCTCGCCGCCGGTGAAGTGGCCGTGCTTCTTCGGCATCGACTTCGCGACCCGGGCCGAGCTCATCGCCAACGGCATGACGGTCGACGAGATCGCCACGTCGCTCGGCGCGGACTCGCTCTCGTACATCTCGCTCGACGCGATGATCGAGGCGACCACCATCCAGAAGCCCAACCTCTGCCGTGCCTGCTTCGACGGCGAGTACCCCATGGAGCTGCCCGACCCGCAGCTCCTGGGCAAGCAGCTGCTGGAGACCGAGCTGGCCGGCGGCACGGACGCGGCCGACGCGCTCCGCCGCCCGTAG
- a CDS encoding putative leader peptide yields the protein MQPLGDRTVTLVERRHVDLVRVASAICRCSA from the coding sequence ATGCAGCCTCTCGGTGACCGCACGGTCACCCTCGTCGAGCGCCGCCACGTAGACCTGGTCCGTGTCGCGAGCGCCATCTGTCGCTGTTCCGCGTAG
- a CDS encoding sulfatase-like hydrolase/transferase, with protein MSSYENKLSRRAFGGAVGVTAAAAAVGLGAGPAAAAETAGERRAEAGERAFRAARGRRSRRPNILFVLGDDLGWADLSSYGSPHIETPNLDRLARQGVRFTDAYSGSATCSPTRFSLYTGRYPARTEGGLAEPIADRSAGLDPTHPTLASLLKEAGYSTALIGKWHAGYLPDHSPTKSGWDEFFGNFGGALEYYSKLGLGGEYDLYEGDAEYKDLRYYTRIITERASEYVSRDHHGKPWLLNLNFTTPHWPWIADGDTEQGAEIVRRIKAGDGRALWHQDAGSVEKYKQMVEDLDRSVGEVLKALRRSGQEDDTLVVFSSDNGGERFSYNWPLSGNKASLQEGGIRVPNIVRWPARLDGGQVSHVPVFSPDWTATLLEVAGTRPHRAYPLDGVSLAGYLLRGEEPAERDLFWRVRGERALRRGDWKYYRGKAGRDQLFDLAGDIREQADKAAVEPARLAELRAAWESVNAGLLPYPA; from the coding sequence GTGTCTTCGTACGAGAACAAGCTGTCCCGGCGTGCCTTCGGCGGCGCCGTCGGAGTGACCGCCGCCGCCGCGGCGGTGGGGCTGGGAGCGGGCCCGGCCGCGGCCGCCGAGACCGCCGGCGAGCGGCGCGCGGAGGCCGGGGAGCGCGCCTTCCGGGCGGCTCGCGGCCGACGCTCGCGCCGCCCGAACATCCTGTTCGTCCTGGGCGACGACCTCGGCTGGGCGGACCTGTCCTCATACGGCTCCCCGCACATCGAGACCCCGAACCTGGACCGGCTGGCCCGCCAGGGCGTCCGGTTCACCGACGCCTACTCGGGGTCCGCGACCTGCTCGCCGACCCGGTTCAGCCTCTACACCGGCCGCTACCCGGCCCGCACCGAGGGCGGGCTGGCCGAGCCGATCGCCGACAGGTCGGCCGGTCTGGACCCGACCCACCCGACGCTGGCCTCGCTGCTGAAGGAGGCCGGCTACTCCACCGCGCTGATCGGCAAGTGGCACGCGGGCTACCTGCCCGACCACAGCCCGACGAAGTCCGGCTGGGACGAGTTCTTCGGCAACTTCGGCGGGGCCCTGGAGTACTACTCCAAGCTGGGCCTGGGCGGCGAGTACGACCTCTACGAGGGCGACGCCGAGTACAAGGACCTGCGCTACTACACGCGGATCATCACCGAGCGGGCATCGGAGTACGTCTCCCGCGACCACCACGGCAAGCCGTGGCTGCTGAACCTGAACTTCACCACCCCGCACTGGCCCTGGATCGCCGACGGGGACACGGAGCAGGGCGCCGAGATCGTCCGCCGGATCAAGGCGGGCGACGGGCGCGCCCTGTGGCACCAGGACGCCGGCTCGGTCGAGAAGTACAAGCAGATGGTCGAGGACCTCGACCGGTCGGTCGGCGAGGTGCTGAAGGCGCTGAGGCGCTCCGGCCAGGAGGACGACACCCTGGTCGTCTTCTCCAGCGACAACGGCGGCGAGCGCTTCTCGTACAACTGGCCGCTGTCGGGCAACAAGGCCTCCCTCCAGGAGGGCGGCATCCGGGTGCCGAACATCGTGCGCTGGCCCGCGCGGCTGGACGGCGGCCAGGTCAGCCACGTCCCGGTCTTCAGCCCTGACTGGACGGCGACGCTGCTGGAGGTGGCCGGGACCCGGCCTCACCGGGCGTACCCGCTGGACGGGGTGAGCCTGGCCGGGTACCTGCTGCGCGGCGAGGAGCCGGCCGAGCGCGATCTGTTCTGGCGGGTGCGCGGGGAGCGGGCGCTGCGCCGCGGCGACTGGAAGTACTACCGCGGCAAGGCGGGCCGGGACCAGCTGTTCGACCTGGCCGGGGACATCCGGGAGCAGGCCGACAAGGCCGCGGTGGAACCGGCCCGGCTGGCCGAGCTGCGGGCTGCCTGGGAGTCCGTGAACGCGGGACTGCTCCCCTACCCGGCCTGA
- a CDS encoding META domain-containing protein: protein MRTLRHLTTGTALALALALGLGLALTGCGRSEESGSIAALPDPQGHWAVESLTTGGRTLHAPATARVEIGQNRAGGNYGCNGFSAELAFAGTSAVTVTPGGSTLKLCTENMEFETEFAKLFTGRLTIHRAPDRLTLKTADGSTIAMTPEPPQANAPLTATLWTVDALVSGETVSSVPAEVAGKAHFTLAADGTASGSLGCNRFSAKVTVEGSTLTFGPVTSTRMACEGPAGEVERALTGLFGSGPLTWKIQGQALTLTAPDGKGLTARAASAAE, encoded by the coding sequence ATGCGTACCCTCAGGCACCTCACGACCGGGACGGCCCTCGCCCTCGCCCTCGCCCTCGGTCTCGGCCTCGCCCTCACCGGCTGCGGGCGCTCCGAGGAGAGCGGGAGCATCGCCGCGCTCCCCGATCCCCAGGGCCACTGGGCGGTCGAGTCGCTGACCACCGGCGGCCGCACCCTGCACGCGCCCGCGACCGCGCGCGTCGAGATCGGCCAGAACAGGGCCGGCGGCAACTACGGCTGCAACGGCTTCTCGGCGGAGCTCGCTTTCGCCGGGACCTCCGCCGTGACCGTCACGCCCGGTGGCTCGACGCTCAAGCTCTGCACAGAGAACATGGAGTTCGAGACGGAGTTCGCCAAGCTCTTCACGGGCCGGCTGACCATCCACCGGGCGCCCGACCGGCTCACCCTGAAGACCGCCGACGGGAGCACCATCGCCATGACCCCGGAGCCCCCGCAGGCGAACGCCCCCCTGACCGCGACGCTGTGGACGGTCGACGCGCTGGTCAGCGGAGAGACTGTCTCCTCCGTCCCCGCCGAGGTGGCCGGCAAGGCGCACTTCACCCTCGCCGCCGACGGCACCGCGAGCGGCAGCCTCGGCTGCAACCGGTTCAGCGCCAAGGTCACCGTCGAGGGGTCCACGCTCACCTTCGGGCCGGTCACCTCCACCCGCATGGCCTGCGAGGGCCCGGCGGGCGAGGTCGAGCGGGCGCTGACCGGGCTGTTCGGCAGCGGCCCGCTCACCTGGAAGATCCAGGGCCAGGCACTGACCCTCACCGCCCCCGACGGCAAGGGCCTGACCGCGAGGGCGGCCTCGGCCGCCGAGTGA
- a CDS encoding maleylpyruvate isomerase family mycothiol-dependent enzyme encodes MPPGKKKQRTYDPAKIRAAVIAQFAHVADAVRELTPEQLARPSGLGDWSVADLAAHIAWIADSLAAGLARPPAAVPELTAVEWPSATASLAGKIAEAAKETLEGGPLPELYEHVGARMAGALAANPGSRVLDLWIGDMTLADFLVTRTVELVVHADDLGRAAGVDIPIERQALAACTRLLADALALKAPGGSVEVRIPPFAVVQCIEGPRHTRGTPPNVVETDPLTWMRLATGRTDWAAALEDAQVRASGERADLSALLPLMT; translated from the coding sequence ATGCCGCCCGGGAAGAAGAAGCAGCGTACGTACGACCCCGCGAAGATCCGTGCGGCTGTCATCGCGCAGTTCGCACATGTCGCCGACGCCGTGCGCGAGTTGACGCCTGAGCAGCTGGCGCGCCCCAGCGGGCTCGGCGACTGGAGCGTCGCCGATCTGGCCGCGCACATCGCGTGGATCGCCGACTCGCTGGCCGCCGGCCTGGCCCGACCGCCGGCGGCCGTGCCGGAGCTGACGGCCGTCGAATGGCCCTCCGCCACCGCCTCCCTCGCCGGGAAGATCGCCGAGGCGGCCAAGGAGACCCTCGAGGGCGGCCCGCTGCCCGAGCTGTACGAGCACGTCGGCGCCCGCATGGCCGGGGCGCTGGCCGCGAACCCCGGCAGCCGGGTGCTGGACCTGTGGATCGGGGACATGACCCTGGCCGACTTCCTGGTCACGCGGACCGTCGAGCTGGTGGTGCACGCCGACGACCTGGGCCGGGCCGCCGGGGTGGACATCCCGATCGAGCGGCAGGCCCTGGCCGCCTGCACCCGGCTGCTCGCCGACGCCCTCGCGCTCAAGGCCCCGGGCGGCTCGGTGGAGGTGCGGATCCCGCCGTTCGCGGTGGTCCAGTGCATCGAGGGGCCCCGCCACACCCGCGGCACCCCGCCCAACGTGGTGGAGACGGACCCGCTGACCTGGATGCGGCTGGCCACCGGGCGTACCGACTGGGCCGCGGCCCTGGAGGACGCGCAGGTCAGGGCCAGTGGGGAGCGGGCCGACCTGTCGGCGCTGCTGCCGCTGATGACCTGA
- the purL gene encoding phosphoribosylformylglycinamidine synthase subunit PurL, with translation MSLDTVKHATDTPDAAQPWKELGLKEDEYARIREILGRRPTGAELAMYSVMWSEHCSYKSSKVHLKQFGEKVPQNDAMLVGIGENAGVVDVGQGYAVTFKVESHNHPSYIEPYQGAATGIGGIVRDILAMGARPVAVVDPLRFGAADHPDTKRVLPGVVAGIGGYGNCLGLPNIGGEVVFDACYQGNPLVNAGCIGVMKHEDIHLAKASGPGNKVILYGARTGGDGIGGVSVLASETFDDTKPTKRPAVQVGDPFQEKLLIECTLEIFKEKLVAGIQDLGGAGLSCATSELASAGSGGMRVELDTVPLRDATLSPEEILMSESQERMCAIVEPQYVDRFMEICEKWDVIATVIGEVTDGERLEIFWHGEQIVDVPPGTVAHEGPVYNRPYARPSWQDALQADDAGSLPRPATSAELRAQVLALVSSPNQASKSWVTDQYDRFVQGNTVLSQPEDAGMVRIDEESNLGVAMATDGNGRFAKLDPYTGAQLALAEAYRNVAATGAKPLAISDCLNFGSPEDPDVMWQFAEATRGLADGCLELGTPVTGGNVSLYNQTGDTAIHPTPVVAVLGVIDDVNRRTPMAFAEAGQLLYLLGDTAEEFGGSAWSQVVHDHLGGMPPKVDLGREKLLGEILISASRDGMVDAAHDLSDGGVIQALTESCLKGGNGARIVVPENLDAFTFLFSESAGRAIVSVPRSEELRFTDMCGARGLPATRIGVVDGEEIEIQGEFTIPLAELRTAHEATIPALLA, from the coding sequence ATGAGCCTGGACACCGTCAAGCACGCCACGGACACCCCGGACGCCGCGCAGCCCTGGAAGGAGCTCGGCCTCAAGGAGGACGAGTACGCGCGCATCCGGGAGATCCTCGGCCGCCGCCCCACGGGCGCCGAGCTCGCCATGTACTCGGTCATGTGGTCCGAGCACTGCTCGTACAAGAGCAGCAAGGTCCACCTGAAGCAGTTCGGCGAGAAGGTCCCGCAGAACGACGCCATGCTCGTCGGCATCGGCGAGAACGCCGGCGTCGTCGACGTCGGCCAGGGTTACGCGGTCACCTTCAAGGTCGAGTCGCACAACCACCCCTCGTACATCGAGCCCTACCAGGGCGCGGCCACCGGAATCGGCGGCATCGTCCGCGACATCCTGGCCATGGGCGCCCGCCCGGTCGCCGTCGTGGACCCGCTGCGCTTCGGCGCGGCCGACCACCCCGACACCAAGCGCGTCCTGCCGGGCGTCGTCGCGGGCATCGGCGGCTACGGCAACTGCCTCGGCCTGCCGAACATCGGCGGCGAGGTCGTCTTCGACGCCTGCTACCAGGGCAACCCGCTCGTCAACGCCGGCTGCATCGGCGTGATGAAGCACGAGGACATCCACCTCGCCAAGGCCTCCGGCCCCGGCAACAAGGTCATCCTCTACGGCGCCCGCACGGGCGGCGACGGCATCGGCGGCGTCTCGGTCCTCGCGTCCGAGACCTTCGACGACACCAAGCCCACCAAGCGCCCCGCCGTCCAGGTCGGCGACCCCTTCCAGGAGAAGCTCCTCATCGAGTGCACCCTGGAGATCTTCAAGGAGAAGCTGGTCGCGGGCATCCAGGACCTCGGCGGCGCCGGGCTCTCCTGCGCCACGTCCGAGCTGGCCTCCGCCGGTTCCGGCGGCATGCGCGTCGAGCTCGACACCGTCCCGCTGCGCGACGCGACGCTCTCGCCCGAGGAAATCCTCATGAGCGAGTCGCAGGAGCGCATGTGCGCGATCGTCGAGCCGCAGTACGTCGACCGCTTCATGGAGATCTGCGAGAAGTGGGACGTCATCGCCACCGTCATCGGTGAGGTGACCGACGGCGAGCGCCTGGAGATCTTCTGGCACGGCGAGCAGATCGTGGACGTGCCCCCGGGCACCGTCGCCCACGAGGGCCCGGTCTACAACCGCCCGTACGCCCGCCCGTCCTGGCAGGACGCGCTCCAGGCGGACGACGCCGGCAGCCTTCCGCGCCCGGCGACCTCCGCCGAGCTGCGCGCGCAGGTCCTCGCCCTGGTCTCCTCCCCGAACCAGGCGTCGAAGTCCTGGGTCACCGACCAGTACGACCGCTTCGTGCAGGGCAACACCGTCCTGTCGCAGCCCGAGGACGCGGGCATGGTCCGCATCGACGAGGAGTCCAACCTCGGCGTCGCCATGGCCACGGACGGCAACGGCCGCTTCGCCAAGCTCGACCCGTACACGGGCGCGCAGCTGGCGCTGGCCGAGGCCTACCGCAACGTCGCCGCGACCGGCGCCAAGCCGCTGGCCATCTCCGACTGCCTGAACTTCGGCTCCCCCGAGGACCCGGACGTCATGTGGCAGTTCGCCGAGGCCACCCGGGGCCTCGCGGACGGCTGCCTGGAGCTGGGCACCCCGGTGACCGGCGGCAACGTCTCGCTCTACAACCAGACGGGCGACACCGCCATCCACCCGACCCCGGTCGTGGCGGTCCTCGGTGTGATCGACGACGTCAACCGCCGTACGCCGATGGCGTTCGCCGAGGCCGGCCAGCTGCTGTACCTGCTGGGCGACACGGCCGAGGAGTTCGGCGGCTCGGCCTGGTCCCAGGTCGTCCACGACCACCTCGGCGGCATGCCGCCCAAGGTGGACCTGGGCCGCGAGAAGCTGCTGGGCGAGATCCTGATCTCGGCGTCCCGCGACGGCATGGTCGACGCGGCGCACGACCTGTCCGACGGCGGCGTCATCCAGGCGCTCACCGAGTCCTGCCTCAAGGGCGGCAACGGCGCGCGGATCGTGGTCCCCGAGAACCTGGACGCCTTCACCTTCCTGTTCTCCGAGTCCGCGGGCCGCGCCATCGTGTCCGTCCCGCGCAGCGAGGAGCTCCGCTTCACCGACATGTGCGGCGCGCGGGGCCTGCCCGCCACCCGCATCGGTGTGGTGGACGGCGAGGAGATCGAGATCCAGGGCGAGTTCACGATTCCGCTCGCAGAGCTGCGCACCGCTCACGAGGCGACGATCCCGGCGCTGCTCGCCTGA
- the purQ gene encoding phosphoribosylformylglycinamidine synthase subunit PurQ, with the protein MTTRIGVVTFPGTLDDRDSLRAMRLAGAEPVSLWHRDKDLHQVDAVVLAGGFSYGDYLRAGAISRFSPVMETIIEQAKAGMPVLGICNGFQVLTEAHLLPGAMLRNNHLHFICRDQKLRVENAETAWTGDYTAGQEISVPLKNMDGRYVADEHTLDELEAEGRVAFRYLDVNPNGSLRDIAGITNAAGNVVGLMPHPEHAVEPLIGTGRTDGLPFFTSVLKKLVNA; encoded by the coding sequence GTGACCACTCGCATCGGAGTCGTCACGTTCCCCGGAACGCTCGACGACCGTGACTCGCTGCGCGCCATGCGCCTCGCGGGGGCCGAGCCGGTTTCGCTCTGGCACCGCGACAAGGACCTGCACCAGGTCGACGCGGTCGTCCTCGCGGGCGGCTTCTCCTACGGGGACTACCTGCGCGCCGGGGCCATCTCCCGCTTCTCGCCGGTGATGGAGACCATCATCGAGCAGGCCAAGGCGGGCATGCCCGTCCTCGGCATCTGCAACGGCTTCCAGGTCCTCACCGAGGCCCACCTGCTGCCGGGGGCGATGCTCCGCAACAACCACCTGCACTTCATCTGCCGCGACCAGAAGCTGCGGGTGGAGAACGCGGAGACCGCGTGGACCGGCGACTACACCGCCGGCCAGGAGATCTCCGTCCCGCTCAAGAACATGGACGGCCGCTACGTCGCCGACGAGCACACGCTCGACGAACTGGAGGCCGAAGGCCGCGTGGCCTTCCGTTACCTCGACGTGAACCCGAACGGTTCGCTGCGCGACATCGCCGGCATCACCAACGCCGCAGGCAACGTCGTCGGCCTCATGCCCCACCCCGAGCACGCGGTCGAGCCGCTGATCGGGACGGGCCGCACCGACGGCCTCCCGTTCTTCACGTCGGTCCTGAAGAAGCTGGTCAACGCATGA
- the purS gene encoding phosphoribosylformylglycinamidine synthase subunit PurS — protein sequence MARVVVDVMLKPEILDPQGQAVQRALPRLGFDGIADVRQGKRFELEVEGPVDQAALDRIHKMAETFLANTVIEDFTVKVEA from the coding sequence ATGGCACGCGTCGTAGTCGACGTCATGCTCAAGCCGGAGATCCTCGACCCCCAGGGCCAGGCGGTGCAGCGTGCACTGCCGCGCCTGGGCTTCGATGGAATCGCCGACGTCCGCCAGGGGAAGCGCTTCGAACTGGAAGTGGAGGGACCGGTCGACCAGGCCGCCCTCGACCGCATCCACAAGATGGCCGAAACGTTCCTCGCCAACACCGTCATCGAAGACTTCACCGTGAAGGTCGAGGCCTGA